One Thermus sp. CCB_US3_UF1 DNA window includes the following coding sequences:
- a CDS encoding ROK family transcriptional regulator, with product MRKGDTQEIRRLNRRAILGHLRRGPLTRAELSRLTGLAKSAVSRLVDELLQEGLLEEGAFTSPPVGRPGTLLHLRPRARFALGAEVGVEGTVLLALDWRGEVLWTLEWRHAPQAGPKERLERLWQEVLPRAQGALGLGFTLPGVVVGLRLLKAPNLGWEDLDLKPFLAPLPFPVLPENDAKASALSEVFFHGEANLAYLVLSTGLGVGVVAEGRLLRGTGGAAGEVGHWLGSGETLCACGRRGCLERELGLGSLLARYQALGGKAGDWDALHALAREGDPLALQVIRQLGEALGRFVANLAVAYDPARVVVGGKAAELFPLLEEPLRQALEAHAFLPTHRSLPVHPSAYGHLAAAVGGASLFLARFFELGGLWAESPRRNGGRYEEVALGDRHGIGA from the coding sequence GTGCGCAAGGGGGATACGCAGGAAATCCGCAGGCTCAACCGCCGGGCCATCCTGGGCCACCTGCGGCGGGGCCCCCTCACCCGGGCGGAGCTTTCCCGCCTTACCGGCCTGGCCAAGAGCGCGGTGAGCCGCCTGGTGGACGAGCTTTTGCAGGAAGGCCTCCTGGAAGAGGGGGCCTTCACCTCACCCCCTGTGGGCCGCCCCGGCACCCTCCTCCACCTGCGCCCTCGAGCCCGCTTCGCCCTGGGGGCCGAGGTGGGGGTGGAGGGTACGGTCCTCCTGGCCCTGGACTGGCGGGGGGAGGTGCTTTGGACCCTGGAGTGGCGCCACGCCCCCCAAGCCGGGCCCAAGGAGCGCCTGGAACGGCTTTGGCAGGAGGTCCTCCCCCGGGCCCAAGGGGCCTTGGGGCTGGGCTTCACCCTGCCCGGGGTGGTGGTGGGGCTACGCCTGCTCAAGGCCCCCAATCTGGGCTGGGAGGACCTGGACCTAAAGCCCTTCCTTGCCCCCCTGCCCTTCCCCGTCCTGCCGGAAAACGACGCCAAGGCCTCGGCCCTCTCCGAGGTGTTCTTCCACGGTGAGGCCAACCTGGCCTACCTGGTTCTCAGCACGGGCCTGGGGGTGGGGGTGGTGGCCGAAGGCCGCCTCCTGCGGGGAACCGGGGGGGCGGCGGGGGAGGTGGGCCACTGGCTGGGGAGCGGGGAAACCCTTTGCGCCTGCGGGCGCCGGGGGTGCCTGGAGCGGGAGCTGGGCCTGGGGTCCCTCCTGGCCCGCTACCAGGCCCTGGGGGGGAAGGCAGGGGACTGGGACGCCCTGCACGCCCTGGCCCGGGAGGGCGACCCCTTGGCCCTACAGGTCATCCGCCAACTGGGCGAGGCCCTGGGGCGGTTCGTGGCCAACCTGGCCGTGGCCTACGACCCGGCCCGGGTGGTGGTGGGGGGGAAGGCCGCAGAGCTCTTCCCCCTCTTGGAAGAACCCCTACGCCAGGCCCTCGAGGCCCACGCCTTTTTGCCCACCCACCGCTCCCTCCCGGTGCACCCCTCGGCCTACGGGCATCTGGCGGCGGCGGTAGGAGGGGCCAGCCTGTTTCTGGCCCGCTTCTTTGAGCTGGGCGGCCTGTGGGCGGAAAGCCCACGTCGCAATGGAGGTAGGTATGAGGAAGTGGCTTTGGGCGATCGGCATGGTATTGGGGCTTAG
- a CDS encoding carbohydrate ABC transporter permease translates to MRDRITALLVLLPSLVAVGIFVYGFIGQNLWVSFTDWGKNPAQALALRPELQFVGLENYRELFTGFVETRFRQSVINLVFFTLFFMAGSLGLGLLLAVALDQGPRGEGFFRTVFLFPMALSFVVTGTIWRWLLQPQGGVNVLPTLLGLPPLAFPWLTTREQVLVFDWNRLPLYTAWVVGLVLLYVAWRAHREGEKRRRFWALLSGGVLLLWALTVGSRVHLLPYPEPHGFSLALVGVILAAVWQMSGYTMALYLAGLRGIPVEVLEAAKVDGASPWQTYRHVILPLLAPITLSAMIVLGHIALKIFDLIFAMAGLDYAPTDVPAIYMYLLAFRGNQFAKGAAIGILLLLLVAGVVIPYLASQLRKEVRR, encoded by the coding sequence ATGCGCGACCGCATCACGGCCCTTTTGGTCCTCCTCCCCTCCTTGGTGGCGGTGGGGATCTTCGTCTACGGGTTCATCGGGCAGAACCTTTGGGTCTCCTTTACCGACTGGGGGAAAAATCCCGCCCAGGCCTTAGCCCTTAGGCCGGAACTCCAGTTTGTGGGCTTGGAAAACTACCGGGAGCTCTTCACCGGCTTCGTGGAGACCCGCTTCCGCCAAAGCGTCATCAACCTGGTCTTCTTCACCCTCTTCTTCATGGCGGGAAGCCTGGGCCTAGGCCTCCTCCTGGCGGTGGCCCTGGACCAAGGCCCCAGGGGGGAGGGGTTTTTCCGCACGGTCTTCCTCTTCCCCATGGCTCTCTCCTTCGTCGTCACGGGCACCATCTGGCGCTGGCTCCTCCAGCCCCAAGGAGGGGTGAACGTCCTTCCCACCCTTTTGGGCCTACCCCCCCTGGCCTTCCCCTGGCTCACCACCCGGGAGCAGGTCCTGGTCTTTGACTGGAACCGCCTGCCCCTCTACACCGCTTGGGTGGTGGGGCTTGTCCTCCTCTACGTGGCCTGGCGGGCCCACCGGGAAGGGGAAAAAAGGCGGCGCTTCTGGGCCCTCCTTTCCGGAGGGGTCCTCCTCCTCTGGGCCCTGACCGTGGGCAGCCGCGTCCACCTCCTCCCCTACCCCGAGCCCCACGGGTTCAGCCTGGCCCTGGTGGGGGTGATCCTGGCGGCGGTGTGGCAGATGTCCGGGTACACCATGGCCCTTTACCTGGCGGGGCTCAGGGGGATCCCGGTGGAGGTCTTGGAGGCGGCCAAGGTAGACGGGGCCAGCCCCTGGCAGACCTACCGCCATGTGATCCTCCCCCTCTTGGCCCCCATCACCCTCTCGGCCATGATCGTCTTGGGGCACATTGCCCTGAAGATCTTTGACCTCATCTTCGCCATGGCCGGGCTGGACTATGCCCCCACCGACGTTCCGGCCATCTACATGTACCTCCTGGCCTTCCGGGGGAACCAGTTCGCCAAGGGGGCCGCCATCGGCATCCTCCTCCTCCTCCTGGTGGCGGGGGTGGTCATCCCCTACCTGGCGAGCCAGCTGAGGAAGGAGGTGCGGCGCTGA
- a CDS encoding ABC transporter substrate-binding protein, which produces MKRVLALLAVFLALAWAFPLTLTDDLGRTVTLKAPPKRVVSMLPSVTETLCALGACDRLVATDDYSDWPERVKALPKAGGLYNPNPELIVSLKPDLVLVSKYGRLYETLERAGLAVYAVRTETYEDIFRTTRTLGRLLGMEAQAERLVAQIQREVYGEESRAAQAKARPRVYYEIDPTPYTVGPESFIGVLIAKARGVNIVPKELGLFPKIAPEFVVEKNPEVIVATYPNAQETLRTRPGWSRVSAVQRGRICVFTGGQDSLLSRPGPRVAQGLRLLVDCFHGR; this is translated from the coding sequence ATGAAAAGGGTACTGGCTCTCTTGGCGGTTTTCTTGGCCTTGGCTTGGGCTTTCCCCCTTACCCTCACCGACGACCTGGGGCGCACGGTGACCCTGAAGGCCCCCCCCAAGCGGGTGGTTTCCATGCTCCCCTCGGTGACGGAAACCCTTTGCGCCCTGGGGGCTTGCGACCGCCTGGTGGCCACCGACGACTACTCCGACTGGCCCGAAAGGGTGAAGGCCCTGCCCAAGGCCGGGGGGCTTTACAACCCCAACCCCGAGCTCATCGTTTCCTTGAAGCCCGATCTGGTGCTGGTTTCCAAGTATGGCCGCCTCTACGAGACCCTGGAGCGGGCGGGGCTTGCGGTCTACGCGGTGCGCACCGAGACCTACGAGGACATCTTCCGCACCACCCGCACCCTGGGCCGGCTCCTGGGGATGGAGGCCCAGGCGGAGCGCCTGGTGGCCCAGATCCAGCGGGAGGTCTACGGGGAGGAGTCCCGGGCCGCCCAGGCCAAGGCCCGTCCCCGGGTGTACTACGAGATCGATCCCACCCCCTACACCGTGGGGCCGGAGAGCTTCATCGGGGTGCTCATCGCCAAGGCCCGGGGGGTGAACATCGTTCCCAAGGAGCTGGGCCTTTTCCCCAAGATCGCCCCCGAGTTCGTGGTGGAGAAGAACCCCGAGGTCATCGTGGCCACCTACCCCAACGCCCAGGAAACCCTCCGCACCCGCCCGGGCTGGAGCCGGGTGAGCGCGGTGCAAAGGGGGCGGATCTGCGTCTTCACCGGAGGCCAGGACAGCCTCCTCTCCCGCCCCGGCCCCCGGGTGGCCCAGGGGCTTAGGCTTCTGGTGGACTGCTTCCACGGACGGTAG
- a CDS encoding serine hydrolase: MGFARLDAYLRGLVAEGLLPGFVALVAREGEVAYLGVGGYLDPEKGLPMREDALFRLYSMTKPWVSALALTFVEEGVLSLQDPVEKYLPELAGLRVGREVGEEVVWEPLRRPLTLYELLRHTAGLPYGVFFPSPVRRLYLEAGVERFDLSREAFLAGLSRLPLRFQPGEAFEYGLATDVLGHLLEALSGKSLEALLRERVFGPLGMEDAGFWAKDPARLAQPFPQDPETGKRIRLIPVEAPPPRYAGGLGGVGTAGDYFRFLEALRRGQGLLHPRLARLMTADHLGPLYGEGLRRGPEYLPGPGYGFGLGVAVRLGEGGLAPGSPGDWYWWGFGGTHFLVDPSLGLTALLLTQAPNLLSLARPEKALHSRLGQRLGLAFRTLVYGALA; this comes from the coding sequence ATGGGCTTTGCCAGGCTGGACGCCTACCTGCGGGGCCTGGTGGCTGAGGGCTTGCTGCCCGGCTTCGTGGCCCTGGTGGCCCGGGAAGGGGAGGTGGCCTACCTGGGGGTAGGGGGGTACCTGGACCCGGAGAAGGGCCTTCCCATGCGGGAGGATGCCCTTTTTCGCCTCTACTCCATGACCAAGCCCTGGGTTTCCGCCCTGGCCCTCACCTTTGTGGAGGAGGGGGTCCTTTCCCTCCAGGACCCGGTGGAGAAGTACCTGCCGGAGCTGGCCGGGCTTAGGGTGGGGCGGGAGGTGGGGGAGGAGGTGGTTTGGGAGCCCTTGCGCCGCCCCCTTACCCTTTACGAGCTCCTGCGCCACACCGCCGGCCTCCCCTACGGGGTCTTTTTCCCCTCCCCGGTGCGGCGGCTTTACCTGGAAGCGGGGGTGGAGCGCTTTGACCTCTCGCGGGAGGCTTTTTTGGCGGGCCTTTCCCGGCTTCCCCTCCGCTTCCAGCCGGGGGAGGCCTTTGAGTACGGCTTGGCCACCGATGTCCTGGGCCACCTCCTCGAGGCCCTTTCCGGCAAGAGCCTGGAGGCCCTTTTGCGGGAGCGGGTCTTCGGCCCCTTGGGCATGGAGGATGCGGGCTTCTGGGCCAAGGACCCGGCCCGCCTGGCCCAACCCTTCCCTCAGGACCCGGAAACGGGCAAGCGCATCCGCCTCATCCCCGTGGAAGCCCCTCCCCCCCGGTACGCCGGGGGCCTAGGGGGGGTGGGGACGGCGGGGGACTACTTCCGCTTCCTCGAGGCCCTGCGCCGGGGCCAGGGCCTCCTCCACCCCCGCCTGGCCCGGCTGATGACCGCAGACCACCTGGGCCCCCTCTATGGGGAGGGGCTCCGCCGCGGCCCCGAGTACCTGCCCGGCCCCGGCTACGGTTTCGGCCTGGGGGTGGCGGTGCGCCTGGGGGAGGGGGGTCTGGCCCCGGGAAGCCCGGGGGACTGGTACTGGTGGGGGTTTGGCGGCACCCACTTCCTGGTGGACCCCAGCCTGGGCCTCACCGCCCTCCTCCTCACCCAGGCCCCCAACCTCCTTTCCCTCGCCCGCCCCGAAAAAGCCCTCCACTCCCGCCTGGGCCAGCGGCTGGGCCTGGCCTTCCGCACCCTGGTCTACGGGGCTTTGGCCTGA
- a CDS encoding protoglobin domain-containing protein: MTEKNLARFYQAAQETWSQLPPQARFRPLEDGKVLARYASLMEGWTEEVVQGFYDTLFAHPATKRVFREGERPEREKTLRDWYLRTLRGPFNGQYFAWQALVGLVHVRRGVTNGMMAAMWNWLTGTVAQKARETLPAEEARALEDAWRRLAFTVMALIAEEYLEAYLEALALTWGEDPRVFLERAQEAAARLLAQLTPS; the protein is encoded by the coding sequence GTGACGGAGAAGAACCTCGCCCGCTTCTATCAGGCCGCCCAGGAAACCTGGAGCCAGCTCCCTCCCCAGGCCCGCTTCCGCCCCCTTGAGGACGGCAAGGTCCTGGCCCGCTACGCCTCCTTGATGGAGGGCTGGACCGAGGAGGTGGTCCAGGGGTTTTACGACACCCTCTTCGCCCACCCCGCCACCAAAAGGGTCTTCCGGGAAGGGGAGCGCCCGGAGCGGGAGAAGACCTTGAGGGACTGGTACCTGCGCACCCTAAGGGGCCCCTTCAACGGCCAGTACTTTGCCTGGCAGGCCCTGGTGGGCCTGGTGCACGTGCGCCGGGGGGTGACCAACGGCATGATGGCCGCCATGTGGAACTGGCTGACGGGGACCGTGGCCCAGAAGGCCCGGGAAACCCTCCCGGCGGAGGAGGCCCGGGCCCTGGAGGACGCCTGGCGCCGCCTGGCCTTCACCGTCATGGCCCTCATCGCTGAGGAGTACCTGGAGGCCTACCTCGAGGCCCTGGCCCTCACCTGGGGGGAGGACCCCCGGGTCTTCCTGGAAAGGGCCCAGGAGGCCGCGGCCCGGCTTCTGGCCCAGCTTACCCCCTCCTAG
- a CDS encoding carbohydrate ABC transporter permease, with protein sequence MGRIFLYAFLLLMTGFFLLPVYLVVLTALKEPAKITLDTVWRWPDPVYWESFRIAWEAFRPKFQNSLVLALSATLLSALVGALNGYVLAKWPFRGSDLLFAFMLFGMFIPYQSVLIPLFQFVKAIGLYGTLGGLVLVHVVYGIPIVTLIFKNYYSEIPDELVEAARMDGAGFFGVFRHVILPLSAPAFVVVAIWQFTQIWNEFLFAVTLTRPESQPITVALAQLAGGEAVKWNLPMAGAILAALPTLLVYIFLGRYFLRGLLAGSVKG encoded by the coding sequence ATGGGACGGATTTTCCTCTACGCCTTTTTGCTCCTCATGACGGGCTTCTTCCTCCTGCCCGTCTACCTGGTGGTCCTCACCGCCCTCAAGGAGCCCGCCAAGATCACCCTGGATACCGTCTGGCGCTGGCCTGACCCCGTCTACTGGGAGAGCTTCCGCATCGCCTGGGAAGCCTTCCGGCCCAAGTTCCAAAACTCCTTGGTGCTGGCCCTCTCCGCCACCCTGCTTTCCGCCCTGGTGGGGGCCCTAAACGGCTATGTGCTGGCCAAGTGGCCCTTCCGCGGTTCGGACCTCCTCTTCGCCTTCATGCTCTTCGGGATGTTCATCCCCTACCAGAGCGTCCTCATCCCCCTTTTCCAGTTCGTGAAGGCCATCGGCCTCTACGGAACCCTGGGGGGGCTGGTCCTGGTGCACGTGGTCTACGGCATCCCCATCGTGACCCTGATTTTCAAGAACTACTACTCGGAAATCCCCGACGAGCTGGTGGAGGCCGCCCGCATGGATGGGGCCGGGTTCTTTGGGGTTTTCCGCCACGTGATCCTGCCCCTTTCCGCCCCCGCCTTCGTGGTGGTGGCCATCTGGCAGTTCACGCAGATCTGGAACGAGTTCCTCTTCGCCGTCACCCTTACCCGTCCCGAAAGCCAGCCCATCACCGTGGCCCTGGCCCAGCTGGCGGGAGGGGAGGCGGTGAAGTGGAACCTGCCCATGGCCGGGGCCATCCTGGCCGCCCTGCCCACCCTTTTGGTCTACATCTTCCTGGGGCGGTACTTCCTGCGGGGGCTCCTGGCGGGGTCGGTGAAGGGCTAG
- a CDS encoding iron ABC transporter permease yields MTQALPLALRRSLVFAWLLLLLGLALVLGVALGAVSLPPQEVLRALLGQGENPIVTEMRLPRVLGGMLVGAALGVAGAAFQGLFRNPLADPYLMGSAAGAAFAVALLAALLGGLSPAFAQHAVFQSLPLSATLFGFLGALLATLLTLLLAGGVARTGELVLAGVVVGSVLTGATTYLMLQDADRVRAVFAYTLGNLAFVGWPGVKALAFFLALALPCLFLLGRVLNALQLGEETAKSLGLPLEALKLLLLMASSLLTAAAVAQAGIIGFVGLVTPHVLRRLLGEDYRLLLPASALGGAVLLSLADLLARTLTRPAELPVGVVTTLLGGPFFLYLMWRRRGRA; encoded by the coding sequence ATGACCCAGGCCCTTCCCCTGGCCCTGAGGCGGAGCCTGGTCTTCGCCTGGCTCCTCCTCCTCCTGGGCCTGGCCCTGGTCCTAGGGGTGGCCTTGGGGGCGGTGAGCCTCCCCCCCCAGGAGGTGCTCCGGGCCCTTCTGGGCCAGGGGGAAAACCCCATCGTCACCGAGATGCGCCTGCCCCGGGTCCTGGGGGGGATGCTGGTGGGGGCGGCCTTGGGGGTGGCGGGGGCGGCTTTCCAGGGCCTCTTCCGCAACCCCCTGGCCGACCCTTACCTCATGGGTTCGGCCGCAGGGGCGGCCTTCGCCGTGGCCCTCCTGGCGGCCCTCCTGGGTGGGCTTTCCCCCGCTTTTGCCCAGCACGCCGTCTTCCAGTCCCTGCCCCTTTCCGCCACCCTTTTCGGTTTCCTTGGGGCCCTTCTGGCCACGCTTCTCACCCTCCTCCTGGCTGGGGGTGTGGCCAGGACGGGGGAGCTGGTCCTGGCGGGGGTGGTGGTGGGGAGCGTTCTCACCGGGGCCACCACCTACCTGATGCTGCAGGACGCGGACCGGGTGCGGGCCGTCTTCGCCTACACCCTGGGCAACCTGGCCTTCGTGGGCTGGCCGGGGGTCAAGGCCTTGGCCTTCTTCCTGGCCTTGGCCCTGCCTTGCCTTTTCCTCCTGGGCCGGGTCCTCAACGCCCTCCAGCTGGGGGAGGAGACGGCCAAGAGCCTGGGGCTTCCCCTGGAGGCCCTGAAGCTTCTGCTCCTCATGGCCTCGAGCCTCCTCACCGCGGCGGCCGTGGCCCAGGCGGGGATCATCGGCTTCGTGGGCCTGGTCACCCCCCACGTCCTGAGGCGGCTTCTGGGGGAGGACTACCGCCTCCTCCTGCCCGCCAGCGCCCTGGGGGGGGCGGTCCTCCTCTCCCTGGCCGACCTCCTGGCCCGCACCCTCACCCGGCCCGCGGAGCTCCCCGTGGGGGTGGTGACCACCCTGCTGGGCGGGCCCTTCTTCCTCTACCTGATGTGGAGGCGGCGTGGCCGGGCTTGA
- a CDS encoding SDR family oxidoreductase, which translates to MRLKDKVILITGAAHGIGRATLELFAREGARLIACDLEEGPLGEAASATGAMPLVMDVADPTSVEGGFREALAAFGRLDGVVHYAGITRDNFHWKMPLEDWEAVLRVNLTGSFLVARAASEAMRERNPGSIVLTASRVYLGNLGQANYAASKAGVVGLMRTLALELGRWGIRVNALAPGFIETRMTAKVPEKVREKAIAATPLGRAGKPLEVAYAALFLVSEESSFITGQVLFVDGGRSIGAAPA; encoded by the coding sequence GTGCGGCTCAAGGACAAGGTGATCCTCATCACCGGGGCGGCCCACGGGATTGGCCGGGCCACCCTGGAGCTTTTTGCCCGGGAGGGGGCGAGGCTCATCGCCTGCGACCTGGAGGAAGGCCCCCTGGGGGAGGCGGCCTCGGCCACGGGGGCCATGCCCCTGGTGATGGACGTGGCCGATCCCACCTCGGTGGAGGGGGGCTTCCGGGAGGCCCTGGCCGCCTTTGGCCGCCTGGACGGGGTGGTGCACTATGCGGGCATCACCCGGGACAACTTCCACTGGAAGATGCCCCTGGAGGACTGGGAGGCGGTCCTCCGGGTGAACCTCACGGGGAGTTTTCTGGTGGCCCGGGCGGCGAGCGAGGCCATGCGGGAGCGGAACCCGGGGAGCATCGTGCTCACGGCGAGCCGGGTGTACCTGGGGAACCTGGGGCAGGCCAACTACGCGGCCTCCAAGGCGGGGGTGGTGGGGCTTATGCGGACCCTGGCCCTGGAGCTTGGGCGGTGGGGGATCCGGGTGAACGCCCTGGCCCCGGGGTTTATTGAGACGCGGATGACGGCCAAGGTGCCGGAGAAGGTGCGGGAGAAGGCCATTGCGGCCACGCCCTTGGGGCGGGCGGGGAAGCCTTTGGAGGTGGCCTATGCCGCCCTGTTCCTGGTTTCCGAGGAGTCCAGCTTCATCACCGGCCAGGTCCTCTTCGTGGATGGGGGGCGGTCCATCGGGGCCGCCCCGGCCTAG
- a CDS encoding NADPH:quinone oxidoreductase family protein encodes MKAWIQEKLGAPLALKEVAEPSPKAGEVVLEVEAVGLNFADHLLRLGGYLTRLHPPFVPGMEAVGKVGERRYAALMGHGALAERVAVPEEALLPVPEGLSPEEAAAYPVSFLTAYLALRQAGARPGEWVLVQAAAGALGTAAVQVAKALGLRVLAAASRPEKLPLPQALGAEAVAPYEALPQVAKELGGVDLVLEVRGKDLEESLSLLRPGGRLVYIGAAEGEVAPLNPLRLMRKNLAVLGFWLAPLLRERPLVEEALAFLLPRLGKELRPVVGAVFPFLEAERAFQALLDRGHTGKIVVRL; translated from the coding sequence ATGAAGGCCTGGATCCAGGAAAAGCTGGGGGCTCCCTTGGCGCTCAAGGAGGTGGCCGAACCCTCCCCCAAGGCGGGGGAGGTGGTGCTGGAGGTGGAGGCGGTGGGGCTCAACTTCGCCGACCACCTCCTGCGCCTAGGCGGCTACCTGACCCGCCTCCACCCTCCCTTCGTGCCCGGCATGGAGGCGGTGGGGAAGGTGGGGGAAAGGCGGTACGCCGCCCTCATGGGCCACGGGGCCTTGGCCGAGCGGGTGGCGGTGCCGGAAGAAGCCCTCCTGCCCGTGCCCGAAGGGCTTTCCCCCGAGGAGGCCGCCGCCTACCCGGTTTCCTTCCTCACCGCCTACCTGGCCCTGCGGCAGGCGGGGGCCAGGCCCGGGGAGTGGGTCCTGGTCCAGGCGGCGGCTGGGGCCTTGGGCACGGCGGCGGTTCAGGTGGCCAAGGCCTTGGGGCTTCGGGTCCTGGCGGCGGCCTCGAGGCCGGAGAAACTCCCCCTGCCCCAGGCCCTGGGGGCGGAGGCCGTGGCCCCCTACGAGGCCCTCCCCCAGGTGGCCAAGGAGCTGGGCGGGGTGGACCTGGTCCTGGAGGTGCGGGGAAAGGACCTGGAGGAAAGCCTCTCCCTCCTCAGGCCCGGGGGGCGGCTGGTCTACATCGGGGCCGCCGAGGGGGAGGTGGCCCCCCTCAACCCCTTGCGCCTCATGCGGAAGAACCTGGCCGTCCTGGGCTTCTGGCTGGCCCCCCTGTTGCGGGAAAGGCCCCTTGTGGAAGAGGCCTTGGCCTTCCTCCTCCCCCGTTTGGGGAAGGAGCTTAGGCCCGTGGTGGGGGCGGTCTTCCCCTTCCTCGAGGCGGAAAGGGCCTTCCAGGCCCTCCTGGACCGGGGGCATACCGGCAAGATCGTGGTGCGGCTTTAG
- a CDS encoding ABC transporter substrate-binding protein, producing the protein MRKWLWAIGMVLGLSALAQTGKLEIFSWWAGDEGPALEALIRLYKQRYPNVEVINATVTGGAGVNAKAVLKTRMLGGDPPDSFQVHAGMELIGTWVVADRMEDLTGLFRQEGWLQAFPKGLIDLISYKGGIWSVPVNIHRSNVMWYIPAKLREWGVNPPRTWAEFLSTCETLKRKGLQAPLALGENWTQQHLWESVALALLGADGWNNLWNGKLKFTDPKAVAVWETFGKVLDCANKDAAGLSWQQAVDRVVQGQAAFNIMGDWAAGYMATTLKLRPGTDFAWAPSPGTSGIFMMLSDSFGLPKGAKNRQNTLNWLRLVGSKEGQDTFNPLKGSIAARLDSDPAKYNAYGQSAMKDWKSNRIVGSLVHGAVAPESFMSQFGTVMEIFLQSKNPQAAANAAQAIANQVGLGR; encoded by the coding sequence ATGAGGAAGTGGCTTTGGGCGATCGGCATGGTATTGGGGCTTAGCGCCCTGGCCCAGACGGGCAAGCTGGAGATCTTCTCCTGGTGGGCGGGGGACGAGGGGCCGGCCCTCGAGGCCCTCATCCGGCTCTACAAGCAACGCTACCCCAACGTGGAGGTCATCAACGCCACGGTCACCGGGGGCGCCGGGGTGAACGCCAAGGCGGTGCTCAAGACCAGGATGCTGGGCGGTGACCCCCCCGATAGCTTCCAGGTGCATGCGGGCATGGAGCTCATCGGTACCTGGGTGGTGGCCGACAGGATGGAGGACCTCACGGGCCTCTTCCGCCAGGAGGGGTGGCTCCAGGCCTTCCCCAAGGGGCTCATTGACCTGATCTCCTACAAGGGCGGGATCTGGAGCGTGCCGGTGAACATCCACCGCTCCAACGTCATGTGGTACATCCCCGCCAAGCTGCGGGAATGGGGGGTGAACCCGCCCCGCACCTGGGCCGAGTTCCTCTCCACCTGCGAAACCCTCAAGCGCAAGGGCCTGCAGGCCCCCTTGGCCCTAGGGGAGAACTGGACCCAGCAGCACCTCTGGGAGAGCGTGGCCCTGGCCCTCCTGGGGGCGGACGGCTGGAACAACCTCTGGAACGGGAAGCTGAAGTTCACCGACCCCAAGGCGGTGGCGGTGTGGGAAACCTTCGGCAAGGTGCTGGACTGCGCCAATAAGGACGCCGCTGGCCTCTCCTGGCAGCAGGCCGTGGACCGGGTGGTCCAGGGCCAGGCGGCCTTCAACATCATGGGGGACTGGGCCGCGGGCTACATGGCCACCACCCTGAAGCTCCGCCCCGGCACCGACTTCGCCTGGGCTCCCTCCCCCGGCACCTCGGGGATCTTCATGATGCTCTCCGACTCCTTCGGCCTGCCCAAGGGGGCCAAGAACCGCCAGAACACCCTCAACTGGCTCCGGCTGGTGGGCTCCAAGGAGGGGCAGGACACCTTCAACCCCCTCAAGGGTTCCATCGCCGCCCGGCTGGACTCCGACCCGGCCAAGTACAACGCCTACGGCCAGTCGGCCATGAAGGACTGGAAGTCCAACCGCATCGTGGGCTCCCTGGTCCACGGGGCGGTGGCCCCCGAGAGCTTCATGAGCCAGTTCGGCACGGTGATGGAAATCTTCCTGCAGAGCAAAAACCCGCAGGCGGCGGCCAACGCCGCCCAGGCCATCGCCAACCAGGTGGGCCTGGGCCGGTAA
- a CDS encoding ABC transporter ATP-binding protein — protein sequence MAGLEAKGIWGPFALLGVDLALRPGEWLALLGPNGSGKSTLLRVMAGLLRPKAGEVFLEGRTLRAYGSYRRGQLLAYLPQSGPYPEGLLVEEVVRLGRLPHLGLWGRETREDREAVAWALEVTGTLSFRHRPLGTLSGGERQRVLLARALAARPRYLLLDEPTTFLDLEHQGEVVALLQGLARLGVGVLSVLHDPNQAALAHRVAVLKGGRLLAEGGPGEVLSEAFLKSLYGPRVRVAHLEGRPHVYLDG from the coding sequence GTGGCCGGGCTTGAGGCCAAGGGCATCTGGGGCCCCTTCGCCCTCTTGGGGGTGGACCTGGCCCTAAGGCCAGGGGAGTGGCTGGCCCTCCTTGGCCCCAACGGCTCGGGCAAGAGCACCCTGCTTCGGGTGATGGCGGGCCTCCTCCGGCCCAAGGCGGGGGAGGTCTTCCTGGAGGGCCGTACCCTTCGGGCCTACGGGAGCTACCGCCGGGGCCAGCTTCTCGCCTACCTGCCCCAAAGCGGCCCCTACCCGGAAGGCCTCCTGGTGGAGGAGGTGGTGCGCCTAGGCCGGCTTCCCCACCTAGGGCTTTGGGGGCGGGAGACCCGGGAGGACCGGGAGGCCGTGGCCTGGGCCCTGGAGGTGACGGGGACCCTTTCCTTCCGCCACCGCCCCCTCGGCACCCTTTCCGGGGGGGAGCGCCAACGGGTCCTCCTGGCCCGGGCCCTGGCGGCCAGGCCCCGCTACCTCCTCCTGGACGAGCCCACCACCTTCTTGGACCTCGAGCACCAAGGGGAGGTGGTGGCCCTGCTCCAGGGCCTGGCCCGGCTGGGGGTGGGGGTGCTCTCCGTCCTCCACGACCCCAACCAGGCGGCCCTGGCCCACCGGGTGGCGGTCCTGAAAGGGGGAAGGCTTCTTGCCGAGGGGGGGCCTGGGGAGGTGCTCAGCGAGGCCTTTTTGAAAAGCCTCTACGGCCCCCGGGTTCGGGTGGCCCACCTGGAGGGGAGGCCCCATGTCTACCTGGACGGATAG